A window of the Fuscovulum sp. genome harbors these coding sequences:
- a CDS encoding AAA family ATPase: protein MLTPKSPSAAALAAIYADVAIKRLTAAHPKPLQNAVVLRDYLIRQGSEFCCAVIVALNDGTDSVELEKARRVYLSPPLGKNEATVADAAHDAEADDLDDNATDSGTGLPWLSALDATETPEQPPEPNPPAFDLDKVILTLTELHGAPVDRARAEANLKRMPAWHVETRMAEIDARRLDPTVAAVWFDAPPYECELPDLSEVGITEKLPLVAYEAYRKLKRELNSKRERIVFPATVSAFNIDSSKKDHEVPLKEASKPRLALRLSRDEIDVAFAAAYEDAPWLGRPLAYLHRAAVERTGQDFSLPPVLIYGPAGYGKTTLASSLGRHLGIDSRRIEMAGATAVFDISGSERTWSTASSGVPVTLATSGTYATSLCVFDEVEKAGGRGGGRTGGNPLDALLGILSEVSRKSYRCPFLKTEVDLTHVSFILTANSINGVSAPLKDRCAIFEVGMPSFDQALDLIEKADPEGLILNEVRTKLAELVSNGALSLRKMHRAIEDMLIRARRRPFN from the coding sequence ATGCTCACGCCCAAAAGTCCCTCTGCTGCCGCACTCGCCGCCATCTATGCAGATGTCGCAATCAAGCGCCTGACTGCGGCCCATCCCAAGCCCTTGCAGAACGCAGTTGTCCTGCGGGATTACCTTATCCGGCAGGGGAGCGAGTTCTGCTGCGCAGTGATCGTGGCTCTAAATGACGGAACCGACAGCGTTGAGCTTGAGAAGGCCCGGCGCGTCTACTTGTCTCCACCTTTGGGCAAGAACGAGGCGACGGTGGCTGACGCCGCTCATGACGCTGAGGCGGACGACCTGGACGATAACGCGACCGATTCTGGCACTGGATTGCCCTGGTTGAGCGCTCTCGACGCAACCGAAACGCCGGAACAGCCTCCGGAGCCGAACCCTCCGGCATTCGATCTCGACAAGGTCATCTTGACTCTCACGGAACTCCACGGCGCGCCCGTAGATCGCGCGCGTGCAGAGGCAAACCTGAAGCGCATGCCGGCGTGGCATGTCGAAACCCGTATGGCTGAGATCGACGCAAGGAGGCTCGACCCGACTGTGGCTGCGGTTTGGTTCGATGCGCCTCCCTATGAGTGCGAGCTTCCGGATCTCTCCGAAGTCGGAATCACGGAGAAGCTGCCCCTCGTCGCCTATGAAGCCTATCGGAAGCTGAAGCGCGAGCTGAACAGCAAACGCGAGCGCATCGTCTTTCCGGCGACCGTGTCGGCCTTCAACATCGACAGCAGCAAGAAGGACCATGAGGTCCCCCTGAAAGAAGCCTCAAAGCCGCGTCTCGCCCTGCGCCTTTCGCGCGACGAGATCGATGTCGCATTTGCTGCAGCCTATGAAGACGCCCCCTGGCTGGGCAGGCCGCTTGCTTATCTTCACCGCGCCGCTGTGGAACGGACTGGGCAAGATTTCAGCTTGCCGCCGGTGCTGATCTATGGACCGGCAGGCTACGGAAAGACGACGCTTGCCAGCAGCCTCGGGCGTCATCTCGGCATTGACTCGCGTCGTATCGAAATGGCAGGCGCGACAGCCGTCTTTGACATCTCCGGCAGCGAGCGCACTTGGTCGACTGCTTCCTCCGGCGTACCCGTGACGCTGGCAACGAGTGGAACCTATGCCACCTCGCTGTGCGTCTTCGATGAAGTCGAGAAGGCGGGGGGCCGCGGTGGAGGACGCACCGGCGGCAACCCGCTTGATGCGCTTCTCGGCATTCTTTCAGAGGTCAGCCGCAAAAGCTATCGCTGCCCTTTCCTCAAGACCGAGGTCGATCTCACGCATGTTAGCTTCATCCTGACCGCCAACAGCATCAACGGCGTCTCGGCACCGCTGAAGGACCGCTGTGCAATCTTCGAGGTCGGCATGCCGAGTTTCGATCAAGCTCTTGACCTGATCGAAAAGGCTGACCCGGAAGGTCTGATCCTCAACGAAGTCAGGACAAAACTCGCGGAACTCGTGTCAAACGGGGCGTTGAGCCTTCGCAAGATGCACCGCGCGATCGAGGACATGCTGATCCGCGCACGGCGTCGGCCGTTCAACTAG
- a CDS encoding SIR2 family protein: MVGAGFSRTCRREHDAPAPPLWGDFAARMEGSLGYAEGKGPNALRLAQEYQAQHGEDGLDRLIRELVTDDRWEPSNLHLQLMEFPWVDVLTTNWDTLLERTSPKTPDRVYSCVQTISDLARSRAPRIVKLHGSLPSSKPFIFTEDEFRTYPARFAPFVNLAQQVMLENELCLIGFSGIDPNFLAWSGWVRDTLHVSARRIRLVGVLNLTPAARSLLEHRNVTPIDLAPLVETDLPDEQHEKALELFFSALIEAKPPSPFEWALSPDRFNASRSASDDDKASRKDVAATWAADRRIYPGWVVAPERVTRPLRYSFPTLRRIEETPADHLRFAAEHIWRRTIAGIELFPRDLEEADRHFNAVSCLSTQQRTDLCVSAVKHWRKFRDWDRWSTWMRRLAATSGEDANLWHAYETGWKAVLDWDDDGVQKATLAISSDAPIWVMRRAALCSTLFSYRDAALDYKAALLSVRQKLRSAPRSAWLISIEGWAALFHKVTFNALTDDLLSFAEHETDETRLRYAGAKVDPWDEISRRDRLATERSERNRTDGEGWALSFKPGRYRPSGVRRIRGDDECPFYGLLDLMERTGAPERSIHANLFSDRLVAGYLALKGPDDDDLMTLLARYRGTDVKILDRILPRMRIARLSDVAIKVLLDNIGNRIDRTLKSHGACRHDDHVRFLLGLLARVVVRAESPKALEIYQWCLDLLNNSELWWTCLRECGGVLATAIEAMDAGNRQTALQLALEFKLPSEGKATGVEDDWPELIDDFTFNDLCSLTVSQTLWNRVEVLIASAKTAQKLDRTRALMRLARLHRAGKLTKDQNSALEDAIWSRRTEAGWPEDHSLYLWVFLELPGRDRAEALFAPSFLEPLMQGQIGEDLLRNLRFGLSKLDRKPGVDTLTSCVAACVNWRPRSREASERSSKLFGDVDPDVGVAKEIGYVLASALLPACAIPAQDGDLASLISSITSHGHISTLSATAYQIFRLCPNMSDEAIALVRSSIASRDPTRVYASFVAIGQFLDAADNKDSIPAEIVEILLQIAEQRLQPGLANALECLATVVDHATKLEKVTQRLAKALPPIIEEYRYDQDRLDVPSMAELPLVRRQVRRLAQLLANEHAELHTILTQLNTDPMPEVCNV; this comes from the coding sequence ATGGTCGGTGCCGGCTTCAGCCGCACTTGTCGCCGTGAACATGATGCACCTGCTCCACCGCTCTGGGGAGATTTTGCCGCCCGCATGGAAGGCTCGCTTGGCTATGCCGAGGGGAAAGGTCCTAACGCCCTGCGTCTTGCGCAGGAATACCAGGCGCAACACGGCGAAGATGGGTTGGACCGCTTGATTCGGGAGTTAGTGACGGATGACAGGTGGGAGCCATCGAATCTTCACCTTCAGCTGATGGAGTTTCCTTGGGTCGATGTGTTGACGACGAACTGGGACACCCTACTGGAGCGCACCTCCCCGAAGACACCAGATCGCGTCTATAGTTGCGTCCAGACGATCAGCGACCTCGCGCGTTCGCGCGCACCGCGCATAGTTAAGCTGCACGGCTCTTTGCCGTCTTCTAAGCCGTTCATTTTTACCGAGGATGAATTTCGCACCTATCCCGCAAGATTTGCCCCCTTCGTGAACCTAGCCCAGCAGGTGATGCTAGAGAACGAGCTTTGTCTCATCGGCTTTTCAGGGATTGATCCGAACTTTCTGGCGTGGAGCGGCTGGGTGCGTGACACATTGCACGTATCTGCCCGCCGAATTCGACTTGTCGGCGTGCTTAACCTGACTCCGGCGGCGCGATCTTTGCTTGAGCATCGCAATGTCACTCCAATTGATCTGGCACCTCTCGTTGAAACTGATCTGCCCGACGAGCAACACGAGAAGGCGCTTGAACTGTTTTTCTCCGCCTTGATTGAGGCAAAACCGCCGTCGCCCTTTGAGTGGGCGTTATCACCAGATCGCTTTAATGCTTCCCGAAGTGCGTCAGATGACGACAAGGCAAGCCGCAAGGACGTCGCGGCAACGTGGGCTGCAGATCGGCGCATTTATCCTGGCTGGGTTGTCGCCCCTGAAAGGGTTACCCGTCCCCTGCGATACTCCTTCCCGACTCTAAGACGCATAGAAGAAACGCCAGCAGATCATTTGAGATTTGCGGCTGAGCATATCTGGAGAAGGACCATTGCGGGTATCGAACTGTTTCCCCGTGACCTCGAGGAGGCAGATCGACATTTCAACGCGGTTTCATGCCTTTCTACGCAACAGCGCACCGACCTCTGCGTTAGCGCCGTAAAGCATTGGCGTAAGTTTCGCGACTGGGACCGTTGGTCTACATGGATGAGGCGGCTGGCGGCCACCTCAGGTGAAGACGCCAACCTGTGGCACGCCTATGAGACTGGCTGGAAGGCTGTACTCGATTGGGACGATGACGGCGTACAAAAAGCAACCCTAGCGATATCTTCGGACGCACCTATATGGGTGATGCGGCGTGCAGCACTTTGTTCGACCCTCTTTTCATACCGGGACGCAGCCTTAGATTATAAGGCGGCGCTTTTATCCGTCCGGCAAAAGTTACGATCAGCCCCGCGGTCGGCATGGCTGATCTCAATCGAGGGATGGGCGGCATTGTTTCATAAAGTGACTTTCAACGCACTGACGGATGACCTGCTCTCCTTTGCCGAACATGAAACGGATGAGACCCGGCTGCGCTATGCCGGTGCAAAAGTCGATCCTTGGGACGAAATCTCACGCCGAGACAGGCTTGCAACTGAACGGTCTGAGCGAAACAGAACCGACGGTGAAGGGTGGGCTCTGTCGTTCAAACCCGGGCGCTATAGGCCAAGTGGAGTTAGACGAATTCGCGGTGATGACGAATGCCCGTTCTACGGTCTACTGGATCTTATGGAGCGAACTGGCGCGCCAGAGAGGAGCATACATGCCAATCTTTTCTCCGACAGGCTTGTCGCAGGGTATCTAGCGCTCAAAGGCCCCGATGACGATGATCTTATGACGCTTCTAGCGCGCTATCGCGGTACCGATGTCAAGATCCTGGATCGCATCCTTCCGCGAATGAGAATTGCACGGTTAAGTGATGTCGCAATCAAGGTGTTGCTGGATAATATTGGAAATCGGATAGATCGAACACTAAAAAGCCATGGCGCTTGCCGTCACGATGACCATGTGCGCTTCTTGTTGGGCTTACTTGCACGCGTGGTGGTACGCGCTGAAAGCCCAAAGGCACTCGAGATTTATCAATGGTGCCTTGACCTGTTGAACAACTCAGAGCTTTGGTGGACCTGCCTCCGCGAGTGCGGTGGCGTACTGGCAACGGCAATTGAAGCGATGGATGCCGGCAATCGGCAAACTGCGTTGCAACTCGCGCTCGAATTCAAACTTCCATCGGAGGGTAAGGCCACGGGAGTTGAGGACGACTGGCCGGAGCTTATCGATGATTTCACATTCAATGATCTTTGCAGCTTGACGGTATCCCAAACACTTTGGAATCGTGTAGAGGTCTTGATCGCAAGCGCAAAAACAGCTCAGAAACTGGACAGGACCCGAGCATTGATGCGGCTCGCTAGGTTGCATCGCGCAGGAAAGTTGACGAAGGATCAGAATTCCGCATTGGAGGATGCGATCTGGAGTCGGCGCACCGAAGCAGGTTGGCCAGAAGATCATAGTCTCTACCTGTGGGTATTTTTGGAGCTTCCGGGACGGGATAGGGCCGAAGCGCTGTTCGCGCCTTCTTTTTTAGAACCATTGATGCAAGGCCAGATCGGTGAAGACCTGCTACGAAACTTGCGCTTTGGGCTTTCAAAGCTCGATAGAAAGCCGGGCGTCGATACGTTGACATCCTGTGTGGCGGCATGCGTGAATTGGCGACCTCGATCTCGCGAAGCTTCGGAAAGATCTTCTAAGTTGTTCGGAGATGTTGATCCTGACGTAGGCGTCGCAAAAGAAATTGGATATGTTCTAGCAAGCGCACTTTTGCCTGCTTGTGCCATTCCTGCGCAGGATGGCGATTTGGCCAGCTTGATCTCCAGCATAACCAGCCATGGCCATATCTCCACTTTGTCTGCGACAGCCTATCAGATTTTCCGTCTTTGTCCGAACATGAGTGATGAGGCTATTGCTCTTGTCCGATCGTCAATTGCCAGCCGCGATCCTACTCGAGTGTATGCGTCATTCGTAGCCATTGGACAGTTTTTAGATGCCGCGGACAACAAGGATTCGATTCCAGCTGAGATCGTCGAGATTTTGCTGCAGATAGCTGAACAAAGGTTGCAGCCAGGCTTGGCAAATGCGCTGGAGTGTCTCGCGACCGTTGTGGACCACGCGACCAAATTGGAAAAAGTTACACAGCGGCTCGCTAAAGCCTTGCCGCCAATTATCGAAGAGTATCGGTATGACCAAGATCGGTTAGATGTGCCCTCAATGGCGGAGCTCCCGTTGGTGAGACGGCAGGTGCGACGTTTGGCGCAGCTACTGGCAAATGAGCATGCGGAGTTGCACACTATCTTGACTCAGTTGAATACGGACCCGATGCCGGAAGTCTGCAATGTATGA
- a CDS encoding metallophosphoesterase: MPALIVADLHLDFWLAKKRDPFENMEAGLLDCVDALILAGDVTNKGHVQWRHALRWLSERVDLGKVHLFPGNHDYYGGRIDRDDKLAAICREAGANFAQKAEVIVGSDRYLCATLWTDMKWGANGVQFHRHAVEGKMNDFRSIRIEAAGFRKLYPAYAASVHHDHLRWIEDRLNAPFEGRSFIVTHHAPLPVCCTKPEEDIACAYVSDLSEFIRKKKASGCLDGWIHGHTHFQGPSDFEGVPILCASLGYPIEHRVTPSVFGILV; the protein is encoded by the coding sequence ATGCCTGCTTTGATCGTTGCTGATCTTCACCTGGATTTCTGGCTCGCCAAGAAGCGCGACCCCTTTGAAAATATGGAGGCTGGCCTCCTCGATTGCGTGGATGCATTGATCCTTGCAGGGGATGTTACGAACAAAGGCCATGTTCAATGGCGCCACGCGCTGCGTTGGTTAAGCGAGAGGGTTGATCTCGGTAAGGTCCATCTCTTTCCTGGAAACCACGACTACTACGGAGGGCGGATCGATCGGGACGACAAGCTGGCTGCCATCTGTAGAGAGGCAGGCGCAAATTTTGCCCAAAAAGCGGAAGTCATTGTTGGAAGTGATCGCTATCTATGCGCCACGCTCTGGACAGACATGAAATGGGGTGCCAACGGCGTTCAGTTTCACCGGCATGCGGTGGAAGGGAAAATGAACGATTTTCGCTCCATCCGAATCGAGGCGGCGGGCTTCAGAAAGCTGTATCCTGCCTATGCCGCAAGTGTGCATCACGATCATTTACGATGGATTGAGGATCGTCTCAATGCGCCGTTTGAGGGGCGCAGTTTCATTGTAACGCACCATGCACCACTGCCAGTTTGCTGTACGAAGCCGGAAGAAGATATCGCCTGCGCTTATGTATCCGATCTTTCAGAGTTCATCCGCAAGAAGAAGGCATCTGGCTGCCTTGACGGCTGGATCCATGGACATACCCATTTTCAAGGGCCTAGTGACTTCGAGGGGGTTCCGATCCTCTGCGCAAGCCTCGGATATCCGATTGAACACAGGGTTACACCGAGTGTGTTTGGTATTCTTGTTTAG
- a CDS encoding NYN domain-containing protein: protein MVDTLDGVAVLVDGENVSSKHAAAILRVAQSIGVPQVVRVYLDARSGSGWHNVNGYRLIHTGVGKNVTDMFLAVDAIELRLAKSMRQFVLVSSDRDFSHLVIRLRENGARVTGLGEKKTSEAFRAICDTFVELEEKTTSTKAVVTRSIVLDMDKKIRDVIKGSSSDAQGMRISELAPKMHLKHGVKISTLPEKTWRGYLGARPHLFELDPRGADARVRCLPEGFRQS, encoded by the coding sequence ATGGTCGACACGTTGGACGGTGTTGCGGTTCTCGTTGATGGCGAGAATGTCAGTTCAAAGCATGCGGCTGCAATCCTAAGGGTGGCGCAGTCGATCGGCGTCCCGCAGGTGGTCCGTGTCTACCTCGACGCTCGTAGCGGCTCTGGTTGGCACAACGTAAATGGTTATCGCCTCATACACACCGGCGTTGGAAAGAATGTCACTGACATGTTTTTGGCGGTTGATGCGATTGAGCTTCGGCTTGCCAAATCGATGCGGCAGTTTGTTCTTGTGAGCTCAGATCGGGATTTTTCCCATCTGGTCATCCGTTTGCGGGAGAACGGAGCGCGTGTAACGGGCCTTGGTGAGAAGAAGACCTCTGAGGCATTCCGTGCGATTTGCGACACGTTCGTAGAACTTGAAGAAAAGACAACTTCGACCAAAGCGGTTGTCACGCGTTCGATTGTTCTGGATATGGATAAGAAAATCCGAGACGTAATCAAGGGTAGTAGCAGCGATGCACAGGGAATGCGGATTTCAGAACTTGCTCCGAAGATGCATCTCAAGCATGGCGTAAAGATCAGCACGCTACCTGAGAAAACTTGGCGCGGATACCTAGGCGCACGTCCGCACTTGTTTGAGCTGGATCCGCGTGGAGCAGATGCACGCGTTCGTTGCTTGCCAGAAGGCTTTCGCCAAAGTTAG
- a CDS encoding sigma-54 dependent transcriptional regulator codes for MSCHWSEVEVAAQPAPVSTATLASILVGETTPMVKLKRMIAAVATSDASVMVNGPTGAGKELVAEAIHRASGRQGALIAVNCAAIPAELLESELFGHEKGAFTGADKMRVGRIEQAAGGTLFLDEIGDMPLALQAKLLRVLETRRVQRVGGASEVAVDFRLVTATHRNMEAAVEKGAFRADLYFRISVFPVTVPSLVERSADIPLILARLIDLQARSNPIVDVPHFDLGALRALQGYAWPGNVRELKNIVMRAFVMFGGRMITARHVRENLLAMEMPDTETADCVIPQVAPGTRDELPDPTEFHDALARLGAIDLRCYIRDIEVALIEAAIDKRAGNISQAAEALRLNRTTMIEKMKKYGIRRGALVA; via the coding sequence ATGTCATGCCACTGGAGTGAAGTTGAAGTCGCAGCGCAGCCCGCACCTGTATCGACCGCGACACTTGCCTCTATCCTCGTCGGCGAGACGACCCCGATGGTAAAACTGAAGCGCATGATTGCGGCGGTAGCAACCTCTGATGCGTCCGTCATGGTCAATGGCCCAACCGGCGCCGGCAAGGAACTGGTTGCAGAGGCTATTCACCGCGCCTCCGGTCGCCAAGGCGCACTGATCGCTGTCAACTGTGCAGCGATCCCTGCGGAGCTTCTGGAAAGCGAACTCTTCGGGCACGAGAAAGGTGCGTTTACCGGTGCAGATAAGATGCGCGTTGGCCGTATTGAACAAGCCGCAGGAGGCACGCTCTTTCTCGACGAGATTGGCGATATGCCTCTGGCGCTGCAAGCCAAGCTTCTGCGCGTTCTGGAAACGCGTCGGGTGCAGCGGGTCGGTGGCGCCTCGGAAGTTGCGGTCGATTTTCGGCTGGTCACGGCAACGCACCGGAACATGGAGGCTGCTGTCGAGAAAGGCGCCTTTCGTGCTGATCTCTACTTCCGGATATCAGTGTTTCCAGTGACTGTCCCGAGCCTCGTGGAGCGCAGCGCGGATATCCCGCTGATCCTCGCAAGGCTTATAGACCTTCAAGCCCGTTCGAACCCCATAGTCGATGTCCCGCATTTCGATCTTGGCGCTCTGCGAGCGCTTCAGGGCTACGCTTGGCCCGGTAACGTTCGCGAACTCAAAAACATTGTCATGCGTGCCTTCGTCATGTTTGGCGGTCGAATGATTACTGCTCGCCATGTTCGGGAAAATCTTCTCGCCATGGAAATGCCCGATACGGAAACGGCCGATTGTGTCATCCCTCAGGTTGCCCCGGGTACGAGGGACGAACTCCCCGATCCCACCGAGTTCCACGATGCCTTGGCACGCCTCGGGGCAATCGATCTGCGTTGCTACATCAGAGACATCGAGGTGGCACTGATCGAAGCGGCTATCGACAAACGTGCGGGCAACATTTCACAAGCAGCCGAGGCGCTGAGGCTCAACCGGACCACAATGATCGAAAAGATGAAGAAATACGGGATCCGGCGAGGAGCATTGGTCGCATGA
- a CDS encoding AAA family ATPase, which translates to MLDDIMADLQWDPEDVEVPKAERKRKPRKLVTIRPKSPWQQLGVQMLNTLAANPDTASLFRGSPSDLATAPARSAAGSAAAAMSREAIRAEIERGSDPYARPVDSEDARPQVMLQPGFLIPLVALARSFGSLAAMKARTRPGEVLLLEVWGEEHVRTTAKLCRKALLPLLETKARNGGITILELTERALRKEALSEETRMALSSGAPVIVIAPADLPIPRTLRQRADHSFSVTPFDQESLTFLLRLSHSVTGTVASAALKKLLPEDAALRTLKVEDLELSLRKPTSLQVAADIHRALPKKLIEGDFSAYPLAPKARAAAQRLITDLEAWKSGALDWDDCLRGVVLHGPPGTGKTDFARVLAAHAKLPLIEAGPSKAQGAGSLHNAIRSMNDAMARAKQTAPSILFLDEVDAIGNRNRRDHNSAYTDGLVAAYLALLDGVGDREGVVVIAATNHLHNVDPALIRAGRFDLHIRLDPPSSDLLPQVFRWHLRDDLPDADLSSLRSLAMGRSPAECAAVVRDARAQARQERRPMRLADIEAILSAGLGAMSVEERRRIAVHEAGHAVAMIASRVGAVESMTINPSGGMVVRHRTEGFSTARDIQDEISTLLSGFAAEQLVLGEASLGSGGNTESDLARATSAAAVLESSTGLGSSGLLWSGPPEEARALLRTDFELSERVTAHLNRGLDQAKEIIRKHRALHTALSDALFNAGHLTQEQVAEIAAEFTDRKA; encoded by the coding sequence ATGCTGGATGACATCATGGCCGACCTGCAGTGGGATCCCGAGGACGTCGAGGTCCCGAAGGCAGAACGGAAGCGCAAGCCGCGGAAGCTTGTGACGATCCGTCCCAAGTCCCCTTGGCAGCAGCTTGGGGTGCAGATGCTGAACACGCTTGCGGCAAATCCCGATACCGCAAGCCTGTTCCGCGGCTCGCCGAGCGATCTTGCCACTGCACCGGCCCGGTCTGCCGCAGGTTCTGCGGCCGCAGCCATGTCACGGGAGGCGATCCGCGCGGAGATCGAACGCGGAAGTGACCCCTATGCCCGCCCTGTGGACAGCGAAGACGCGCGGCCTCAGGTGATGCTGCAGCCGGGCTTCCTCATCCCGCTCGTCGCTCTTGCCCGCAGCTTCGGATCCCTCGCGGCCATGAAGGCCCGCACCCGTCCGGGCGAAGTGCTGCTTCTGGAGGTCTGGGGCGAAGAGCATGTGAGAACGACCGCCAAGCTGTGTCGCAAGGCGCTCCTGCCCCTCCTCGAGACAAAGGCACGGAATGGGGGCATCACCATCCTTGAACTTACGGAACGCGCCCTGCGCAAAGAAGCGCTGAGCGAGGAGACCCGCATGGCGCTGTCATCGGGGGCCCCGGTGATCGTGATCGCACCTGCAGACCTGCCCATTCCCAGAACCTTGCGGCAGAGAGCGGATCACTCTTTTTCCGTGACCCCCTTCGATCAGGAGAGCCTCACGTTTCTGCTTCGGTTGAGCCATTCCGTGACGGGAACCGTAGCCTCCGCTGCCTTGAAGAAGCTCCTTCCCGAGGATGCGGCCCTCCGGACGCTCAAGGTGGAGGACCTTGAACTTTCCTTGCGCAAGCCAACCTCGCTGCAGGTTGCAGCCGATATCCATCGCGCTCTGCCGAAGAAGCTGATCGAGGGCGATTTCTCGGCCTATCCGCTGGCACCTAAGGCGCGCGCCGCAGCACAGCGGTTGATCACGGATCTCGAAGCCTGGAAGAGCGGCGCCCTGGATTGGGACGACTGCCTGCGCGGCGTGGTCCTGCACGGCCCCCCGGGTACCGGCAAGACCGACTTTGCGCGCGTGCTCGCCGCCCATGCCAAGCTCCCCCTGATCGAAGCCGGGCCGTCAAAGGCCCAGGGAGCAGGATCCTTGCACAATGCAATTCGCTCCATGAACGACGCCATGGCACGCGCAAAACAGACGGCACCCTCCATCTTGTTTCTGGATGAGGTCGATGCGATCGGCAATCGGAACCGCCGCGATCACAACAGCGCCTATACCGATGGTCTGGTGGCGGCCTACCTCGCTCTGCTCGATGGCGTAGGCGATCGCGAAGGCGTCGTCGTGATTGCGGCAACGAACCATCTGCACAACGTCGATCCGGCGCTGATCCGGGCCGGAAGGTTCGATCTGCACATCCGCCTTGATCCCCCCTCCTCCGATCTGCTGCCGCAGGTCTTTCGGTGGCATCTGCGGGATGACCTTCCCGATGCGGATCTGTCGAGCCTTCGTTCGCTCGCCATGGGCCGTTCGCCTGCGGAATGCGCCGCTGTCGTGCGCGACGCGAGGGCGCAGGCCCGGCAGGAACGTCGCCCGATGCGACTTGCCGATATCGAAGCCATTCTCTCGGCCGGCCTTGGGGCGATGTCGGTCGAAGAACGCAGGCGCATCGCCGTGCATGAAGCAGGCCATGCCGTGGCCATGATCGCATCGAGGGTTGGTGCCGTGGAGAGCATGACAATCAATCCTTCTGGGGGCATGGTCGTCCGGCATCGCACGGAAGGATTTTCGACGGCGCGCGACATCCAGGATGAGATCAGCACCCTGCTGAGCGGCTTTGCCGCCGAACAGTTGGTCCTTGGCGAGGCCAGCCTCGGCTCCGGGGGCAATACCGAAAGCGATCTCGCCCGCGCAACCAGCGCCGCCGCGGTCCTCGAAAGCAGCACCGGCCTTGGGTCCTCCGGGCTCCTCTGGTCCGGCCCGCCGGAGGAAGCCCGCGCCCTGCTGCGGACGGATTTCGAACTGTCAGAACGGGTGACGGCCCATCTGAACAGAGGCCTCGACCAAGCCAAGGAGATCATCCGCAAACATCGCGCTCTGCACACCGCGTTGAGTGATGCCCTCTTCAATGCCGGGCACCTCACGCAGGAGCAGGTCGCAGAAATCGCGGCAGAGTTCACGGACCGGAAAGCGTGA
- a CDS encoding nucleotidyltransferase domain-containing protein translates to MTASLYRQEPCLSLLVQLCKSNLSAEEVWLFGSRARGDHRPDSDWDILAILPDTSPESFLEPVLLWELRRKSGLKADLFAVKRSEFQDALDSVTTLSRAVHDEGVRLDV, encoded by the coding sequence ATGACAGCGAGCCTCTACAGGCAAGAACCCTGCCTCTCTCTCCTCGTCCAACTGTGTAAATCGAACCTCTCAGCGGAGGAAGTTTGGCTCTTTGGAAGTCGCGCGCGCGGTGATCACAGACCGGACAGCGACTGGGACATTCTTGCTATTTTGCCTGATACTTCGCCCGAGTCCTTTCTTGAGCCAGTGCTTCTTTGGGAACTGCGCCGAAAATCCGGTTTGAAAGCAGATCTTTTCGCTGTTAAACGATCGGAGTTTCAAGATGCCTTGGACAGCGTCACTACATTATCTCGCGCGGTCCATGACGAAGGTGTGCGCCTCGATGTGTGA
- a CDS encoding metallophosphoesterase, which yields MHWYTADLHLNHANIIRFCNRPFQTVSEMDSHLCNAISTKVAPEDDFWIVGDFAFGGASDRDRVAQRFHSLPGRKHLVIGNHDQAWVRELAWQSVTDIAYVNDEGQLFVLCHYPMITWLHARRGAIQLFGHVHQNWPGSRNAVNVGVDQWQFAPVGRRDILQRAKKLPVNKHWFDVEPRTGMED from the coding sequence ATGCACTGGTATACCGCCGACCTTCACCTGAACCACGCGAACATCATTCGGTTCTGCAATCGTCCGTTTCAGACGGTATCAGAGATGGACAGCCATCTGTGCAATGCGATCAGTACGAAGGTCGCGCCTGAGGACGATTTCTGGATCGTCGGGGATTTCGCGTTCGGAGGCGCAAGTGACCGCGACCGCGTTGCGCAACGTTTTCACTCCCTGCCCGGCCGCAAACACCTCGTCATTGGCAATCATGACCAGGCATGGGTCCGCGAACTGGCATGGCAAAGCGTGACGGACATTGCCTATGTCAATGACGAGGGTCAGCTCTTCGTGCTCTGTCACTATCCGATGATCACCTGGCTGCATGCGCGGCGCGGCGCGATTCAGCTCTTCGGACATGTGCACCAAAACTGGCCGGGCAGCCGGAATGCCGTAAATGTCGGCGTCGATCAGTGGCAGTTCGCACCTGTTGGACGTCGTGACATCCTGCAGCGCGCCAAGAAGCTCCCGGTCAATAAGCACTGGTTTGATGTGGAGCCCCGAACGGGAATGGAAGACTGA